A single window of Dehalococcoidales bacterium DNA harbors:
- a CDS encoding GNAT family N-acetyltransferase, protein MIRQLSHKDTDATYEIINQAAHAYRGVIPNDCYHEPYMPSQELRHEMESMIFFGWEEEGQLVGVMGFQPVQDVTLIRHAYVLPGYQRKGIGARLLTHLKEITKTNCLLVGTWSDSNWAIGFYQKHGFKLMPDKDELLTRYWNIPQRQVQTSVVLGMEL, encoded by the coding sequence ATGATCAGGCAACTTTCTCACAAAGACACGGATGCTACCTACGAGATCATAAACCAGGCAGCCCATGCTTACCGCGGCGTTATTCCAAATGACTGTTATCACGAGCCGTATATGCCGAGCCAGGAACTCCGTCATGAGATGGAGAGCATGATTTTCTTTGGTTGGGAAGAAGAAGGTCAGTTGGTAGGGGTTATGGGTTTCCAGCCGGTTCAGGATGTAACACTCATCAGACATGCTTATGTATTACCTGGTTACCAACGGAAAGGTATCGGCGCAAGGCTTCTTACTCATCTAAAGGAGATAACAAAGACCAACTGCTTGCTGGTAGGCACTTGGTCAGACTCCAACTGGGCAATTGGTTTCTACCAGAAGCACGGGTTCAAACTCATGCCTGATAAAGACGAGCTTCTAACCAGATATTGGAACATCCCCCAGCGTCAGGTCCAGACTTCGGTAGTTCTAGGCATGGAACTCTAA
- a CDS encoding SDR family oxidoreductase, which yields MKAVVITGSTRGIGYGLADSFLTLGCAVTISGRSAEGVENAVATLAMKHESDRLFGHSCDITDFDQVQILWDNSKERFSRVDIWVNNAGVSNPQADFWHQSPKRVADVVNTNVLGAMYGSLVALQGMMEQGFGGLYNMEGLGSDGRTMRGLAPYGTSKAGLAYLTRSLARETKGTAVVVGGLRPGMVLTELITKEYEGRPDEWERFKPILNILAERVETVTPWLAGRVLTNTKNGVTISWLTRRKVFFRFLMSPFRKRRLFD from the coding sequence ATGAAGGCGGTAGTCATAACAGGTAGTACCCGAGGTATCGGATACGGTCTCGCTGATTCATTCCTCACTCTTGGTTGTGCCGTTACCATAAGTGGTCGATCCGCGGAGGGAGTTGAGAACGCAGTCGCGACCCTCGCGATGAAGCACGAATCAGACCGGCTCTTCGGCCATTCCTGTGACATCACAGACTTCGATCAGGTACAGATACTGTGGGACAACTCGAAAGAACGGTTCAGCAGGGTAGACATCTGGGTCAACAACGCCGGTGTGTCGAATCCTCAGGCAGATTTCTGGCACCAATCGCCCAAGCGGGTGGCGGATGTCGTCAACACTAACGTCCTTGGCGCTATGTACGGGTCTCTCGTGGCCCTTCAGGGCATGATGGAGCAGGGATTTGGTGGCCTCTACAACATGGAGGGGCTTGGAAGTGACGGTCGGACGATGCGTGGCCTTGCACCGTATGGCACTTCAAAGGCTGGTCTGGCGTACCTGACGCGATCCCTGGCGAGGGAGACAAAGGGTACTGCTGTCGTAGTTGGCGGGCTGCGGCCAGGCATGGTTCTGACCGAACTCATCACGAAGGAGTACGAAGGCCGTCCGGACGAATGGGAACGTTTCAAGCCAATCCTGAATATCCTGGCGGAGCGCGTCGAAACAGTAACACCGTGGCTGGCAGGGAGAGTGCTAACCAACACGAAGAACGGAGTGACCATAAGTTGGCTGACCAGGAGGAAGGTATTCTTTCGCTTCCTGATGTCACCATTTAGGAAGCGAAGGTTGTTTGACTAG